A window from Manis javanica isolate MJ-LG chromosome 10, MJ_LKY, whole genome shotgun sequence encodes these proteins:
- the LOC140843803 gene encoding olfactory receptor 8S1-like — translation MALRNHSAVTEFILLGLSADPRVQPLLFALFLMIYLQTLLGNLMLLLVIRADSRLHTPMYFFLSHLSSLDLCFSSATVPKLLENLLSQRKTISVQGCLAQVFFVFELGGTEGCLLSVMAYDRYVAICHPLLYGQKITNKLCNGLVWGSWGLGFLDALINILPAMSLDFCKDQSIPHYSCELPSLFPLSCSDVSTNFTILLCSSLLHGLVTCVLIVCSYTPIVSTILSISSSSGRSKAFSTCSSHLTAVLLFYSSAFLRYFTPTSGSPLELVFSVQYSVVTPLVNPLIYSLKNNEVRAAVRRTFRKYRQYFRS, via the coding sequence ATGGCTCTGAGGAACCACAGCGCTGTCACCGAGTTCATCCTCCTGGGGCTGTCTGCAGACCCCCGTGTCCAGCCCCTGCTCTTTGCGCTGTTCCTAATGATTTACCTCCAGACTCTGCTGGGGAACCTGATGCTGCTGCTGGTGATCAGGGCTGATTCccgcctccacacccccatgtacttcttcctgagtcacctcTCTTCCCTGGACCTTTGTTTCTCTTCGGCTACAGTGCCCAAGCTGCTGGAGAACCTCCTGTCTCAGAGGAAAACCATCTCTGTCCAGGGTTGCCTGGCCCAAGTCTTCTTTGTGTTTGAGTTAGGGGGCACTGAAGGCTGCCTGCTCtcagtgatggcctatgaccgctacgttgccatctgccaccctctgctctATGGCCAGAAGATAACCAACAAGCTCTGTAATGGGCTAGTGTGGGGCTCCTGGGGCCTGGGATTTCTGGACGCACTCATCAACATCCTTCCAGCTATGAGCTTGGACTTCTGTAAGGATCAGTCCATCCCCCACTACAGCTGTGAGctgccctctctcttccctctgtcctgCTCTGATGTCTCCACCAACTTTACTATtctgctctgctccagcctcctgcATGGGCTTGTAACCTGTGTCTTAATTGTCTGTTCCTATACTCCTATTGTGTCCACCATCCTGAGCATCAGCTCctcctcaggcagaagcaaggccttctccacctgctcctcccacctcactgcTGTCCTCCTGTTTTATAGCTCAGCTTTCCTTCGCTATTTCACACCAACCTCAGGTTCACCCCTGGAGTTAGTGTTCTCTGTCCAGTACAGTGTGGTCACTCCCTTAGTGAATCCCCTCATCTACAGCTTGAAGAACAACGAGGTGAGAGCAGCTGTGAGAAGGACATTTAGAAAATATCGCCAATATTTCAGGAGCTGA